In one window of Helianthus annuus cultivar XRQ/B chromosome 17, HanXRQr2.0-SUNRISE, whole genome shotgun sequence DNA:
- the LOC118488912 gene encoding uncharacterized protein LOC118488912, whose amino-acid sequence MNPEIDSDDDFEDPISTLEKVNKNRKRRTVEESSEEDDFVKPLSKKKKDDRKSKIETKKPSKKVEPPRTETRAFFEYNNKAILLRCQPNSYMDTVRKFSKKQIDEVKNMGFGAILDMNINHISTRLAYWLATNFDEMFDTLNVGRHQINITSDTVYEVFEIPKGPKQVEIIVNKRKVKKVEKIEKSKEPGNVVRDTFISQWGENTRITHGLIATAMDDQRDWGSLFKLNFLVYWMTFFPEITKVTTANDRCLLGVEAVEEIQNLDWCSYLLDTLRCTRAGWKNYKIQFVGPVAFLTLLYMHENNKRLKLFEKVVEILVIRYITSSEIDKVEEHISVNGPVWASSESENEED is encoded by the exons ATGAATCCAG AAATAGATtctgatgatgactttgaagACCCAATATCAACATTGgaaaaagttaacaaaaatagaaaaagaaGGACAGTTGAAGAAAGTTCTGAGGAGGATGACTTCGTTAAGCCACTCTCGAAAAAGAAGAAAGATGACAGGAAATCAAAGATAGAAACAAAAAAACCTTCAAAAAAGGTGGAACCACCTAGAACAGAAACTAGAGCTTTCTTCGAATACAACAACAAAGCGATACTGTTAAGATGTCAACCTAACTCGTATATGGATACTGtgagaaaattttcaaaaaaacagATTGATGAGGTGAAGAATATGGGATTTGGAGCTATTCTTGATATGAATATCAACCATATTTCAACACGATTGGCATATTGGCTAGCAACAAACTTTGACGAGATGTTCGATACACTAAACGTAGGTAGACACCAAATAAACATTACATCGGACACAGTTTATGAGGTATTTGAAATACCAAAGGGGCCAAAGCAAGTTGAAATAATAGTCAATAAGAGAAAAGTTAAAAAGGTGGAGAAAATTGAAAAGAGTAAAGAACCGGGAAATGTTGTCAGGGATACATTCATCAGCCAATGGGGGGAAAACACGAGAATTACCCATGGCTTAATTGCAACTGCAATGGATGATCAAAGAGATTGGGGGAGCctgtttaaattaaatttccTGGTGTACTGGATGACGTTTTTTCCGGAGATTACAAAGGTAACAACTGCAAATGATAGATGTTTGCTTGGTGTAGAGGCTGTTGAGGAAATACAGAATCTAGATTGGTGCTCATATCTACTTGACACTTTGCGTTGTACACGAGCGGGCTGGAAGAACTATAAAATACAGTTCGTGGGACCTGTTGCCTTTCTTACG CTTCTATACATGCATGAGAATAACAAGAGGCTTAAACTGTTTGAGAAAGTCGTGGAAATACTAGTTATTCGCTATATCACATCTTCGGAGATTGATAAAGTCGAAGAGCATATTTCAGTTAACGGACCTGTGTGGGCATCAAGTGAGAGTGAAAATGAAGAAGATTAG